From Streptomyces sp. SCSIO 75703:
TGGGAGGAGTCCTTCGGTTTCGCGCGTGCCGTCGCGGCGGGCGACCGCGTCCTGGTGGCCGGCACCACGGCCTTCCGGGGCGCCGTGCTCTACGGCGAGGGCGACCCGTACGAGCAGACCAAGGTGGCCTTCACCACCGCGGTCGAGGCGATCGGCGGGTTCGGACTCGGCATCGACGCCGTGATCCGCACCCGCCTGTACCTGGCACACGCCCGCGACGTCGACGAGGTGGGCCGCGCCCACAAGGAGCTGTTCGACTCCGTGCGCCCGGCCACGACCCTGCTGGTCGTGGAGGGCTTCGTCGACTCGCGGATCCTGGTGTCGGTGGAAGTCGAAGCATTCAGAGGAGCCGTGAACCCATGACCCTGGCGGTCCGAGTCATCCCCTGCCTGGACGTCGACAACGGCCGGGTCGTCAAGGGGGTCAACTTCCGGAACCTGCGCGACGCGGGCGACCCGGTCGAGATGGCGAAGGTCTACGACGCCGAGGGCGCCGACGAGCTGACCTTCCTGGACATCACCGCCTCCTCCGGCGACCGCGAGACCACCTACGACGTGGTGCGCCGCACCGCCGAGCAGGTCTTCATCCCGCTCACCGTCGGCGGCGGCGTGCGCACCGCCGACGACGTCGACCGGCTGCTGCGCTCCGGCGCGGACAAGGTGGGCGTCAACACGGCCGCCATCGGCCGCCCCGACCTGATCCGCGAGATCGCCGAACGTTTCGGCCGGCAGGTCCTCGTCCTGTCGGTCGACGCCCGGCGCACCGAGGCGGGCACCTTCGAGGTGACCACCCACGGCGGCCGCCGCGGCACCGGCATCGACGCGGTGGAGTGGGCGCACCGCGCCGCCGAACTGGGCGCCGGCGAGATCCTGCTCAACTCGATGGACGCCGACGGCACCAAGGACGGCTACGACCTGGAGATGATCGCGGCCGTGCGCGAGCACGTCTCCGTCCCGGTCATCGCCTCCGGCGGCGCCGGCAGGCTCGCCGACTTCCCGCCGGCCGTCGCCGCGGGCGCGGACGCGGTCCTCGCCGCCTCCGTCTTCCACTTCGGCGACCTGCGCATCGGCCAGGTCAAGGAAGCCCTGCGCGAGGCGGGCCACCCGGTCCGCTAGGACCTCCCCCCGCCCGCACCACGGGCCCCGGCCGCGGAACCGGCCGGGGCCCGCTCCGTGCCCGTACGGGTGCGCCCCGTACGCGCACCCGTCCCGTGTCTGAGAGGACCGCGTCCGTGCCGGACACGCTGACCGCCCCGGCGGCCCCCGCCGCCCGGCCCGCCCACCGCGACGCCAACGTCCTGCGCTGGGTCGCCGCCTACACCGCCTCCATGCTGGGCGACACCGTCTTCTTCCTGGCCCTGGCCTGGGCCGCCGTGCGCCACGGCAGCCCGGCCCAGGCCGGACTGGTCATGGCGGTGGGCGCGGCGCCCCGGGCGCTGCTCATGCTCGGCGGCGGGGTGATCGTCGACCGGCTGGGACCGCGCCGGGTCGTCATCGGCAGCGACGCGGTGCGCTGCGTGGCCGTCCTCACCGTCGCCGCGCTGCTGTGGGCGGCCGACCCCGGGCTGTGGGCGCTCGCCCTGCTCGCGGTCGTCTTCGGCACGGTGGACGCGCTCTTCCTGCCCGCCGTCGGCGCCCTGCCGCCCCGTATCACCGGCAAGGACCAGCTCGCCCGCGTCCAGGGGATGCGCGGTCTCGCCGTCCGCATCGCCTCGGTCGTCGGTGCCCCGCTCGGCGGCCTCGCCGTGGCGGCCGGCGGCGCGGCGGCGGCCTTCGCCTGCGCCGGACTGCTGATCGCGCTCTCCGTCCCGCTGCTGGTCTCCGTACGGATGCGCCCCCTGCCGCCGCCCGACGCCGACGCCGACGCCGGTGCCGACGCCGGTGCCGGGCCGGGCGGCACCGCCTGGCGGGACCTGCGGGCCGGACTGGTCTACGTCCGCCGGCACCGCGTCCTCGGACCGCTCATGCTGGCCATCGCCCTCGGCGACCTCGGCTTCGCCGGCCCGCTGAACGTGGGGCTCGCCCTCCTCGCCGACGAACGCGGCTGGGGCGCCTCCGGCATGGGCTGGGTGCTGGGCGGCTTCGGGGCGGGAGCGGGCGCCGCCGCCCTGCTGCTGGCCGTCCGGGGGCGCGTGCCGCGCGCCGGGTACGCCGTCGCGGGCGCGATCATCCCGGGCGCCGCCGCCATCGGGGCGCTGGCGCACGCGCCCGGCCTGCCCGTCGCCGTCGGCGTCGCGCTCCTGGTCGGGCTGCTCGCCGGGCTCAGCGGCGCGCTGTGCGGGGCCCTGCTCCAGACCCAGTCGGACCCGGCCTACCTGGGCCGCGTCACCGCGGTCGGCGGCCTTGTCAGCCTGGGCGTCGCCCCGCTGGGCATGCCGCTGTCCGCCGCCGCCATCGGCCTGTGGGGCACCGGCCCGGTCTTCGCCGTCAGCGCCGCGGTCTGCGGGCTCGGCGGCGTCGTCGTCCTGTGCGCCCCGGCCCTGCGACGGGCCGAACTGCCGGGGTAGGGCGGGCCGGGGCCGGTGGCCGAGAGCGCGCGGCCCGTCGCCGGGCGCGGGCCGCCCTCCCGAGCGCCGGGGCGGGCGCCCGCGGGGACCCGGGCACGCCGTACGGGCCGCCCGGCCGGGTGACGGACCCGTACGCCCGGCCGTACCGCCGCGGCGGCGCCCGTCAGATGCCGAGCCGCCTCGACTCCCGCAGCCGGGCGATCGCGTCCTCGTCGCCCGCCAGCTCCACCGTCGCCGCGCTCTGCCGTCCGGAGGAGAAGAGCAGCAGCTCCGACGGCTCGCCGGTCGCCGTCACCACCGGCGTGCCGCGGTGGGCGACGGCCGTCTGGCCGTTGGGGCGGCGCAGCACCAGCCCGGTCGGGATGCCGCGGCCCATCAGCCGCGCCACCTTCTCCAGCCGCGACCACAGCGCGTCCTGGAAGACGGGGTCCAGCTCGCGCGGCGACCACTGCGGCTGGGCCCGGCGCACGTCCTCGGCGTGGACGTAGAACTCCACCGTGTTCGCCGCCTCGTCGACCTGCTTGAGCGAGAACGGCGAGAACCGCGGCGGACCGCTGCGGACCAGCCGGATCAGCTCCGCGTACGGCCGCGCCCGGTACTCCTCGCTCACCCGGTCCAGCCGGGCGGCCAGCGGCTTGACCAGGGCACCGCCCGCCGCGTCGGGCCGCCGCTCGCGCACCACCACGTGCACGGCGAGATCCCGCGTCCGCCAGCCCTCGCACAGCGTCGGGGCGTCCGGGCCCGCCGTCTCCAACAGGTCGGCCAGCAGAAGTCGTTCACGCTTGGCGAAAGTCGACATGCGCCCAGCCTACGACCGCCGCCCGGGTCCGCCCAGTGGACGGCGCCGGGGCGCGCGGGACGGGCGCGGCACAATGGCCCCATGACCAGCAGCTTCCCCCGGCGGCCCAGCCCGCTCGCCCCGGAGATCGCCGCGCGCCTCAAGCGCGGCCCCGACGGCCTCCTGCCCGCCATCGCCCAGCAGTACGACACCGGCGAGGTGCTCATGCTCGGCTGGATGGACGACGAGGCCCTGCACCGCACGCTGACCACGGGCCGCTGCACCTACTGGTCGCGCAGCCGCGGGGAGTACTGGGTCAAGGGCGACACCTCCGGGCACGTCCAGTGGGTCAAGTCCGTCGCCCTCGACTGCGACGCGGACACCGTCCTGGTCCGGGTCGACCAGGTCGGCGCCGCCTGCCACACCGGCGCCCGCACCTGCTTCGACGCCGACGTCCTCCTCGACGCCCGGCCGGACGG
This genomic window contains:
- a CDS encoding RidA family protein codes for the protein MTSEAVRRVQGGSPWEESFGFARAVAAGDRVLVAGTTAFRGAVLYGEGDPYEQTKVAFTTAVEAIGGFGLGIDAVIRTRLYLAHARDVDEVGRAHKELFDSVRPATTLLVVEGFVDSRILVSVEVEAFRGAVNP
- the hisF gene encoding imidazole glycerol phosphate synthase subunit HisF — its product is MTLAVRVIPCLDVDNGRVVKGVNFRNLRDAGDPVEMAKVYDAEGADELTFLDITASSGDRETTYDVVRRTAEQVFIPLTVGGGVRTADDVDRLLRSGADKVGVNTAAIGRPDLIREIAERFGRQVLVLSVDARRTEAGTFEVTTHGGRRGTGIDAVEWAHRAAELGAGEILLNSMDADGTKDGYDLEMIAAVREHVSVPVIASGGAGRLADFPPAVAAGADAVLAASVFHFGDLRIGQVKEALREAGHPVR
- a CDS encoding MFS transporter, whose product is MPDTLTAPAAPAARPAHRDANVLRWVAAYTASMLGDTVFFLALAWAAVRHGSPAQAGLVMAVGAAPRALLMLGGGVIVDRLGPRRVVIGSDAVRCVAVLTVAALLWAADPGLWALALLAVVFGTVDALFLPAVGALPPRITGKDQLARVQGMRGLAVRIASVVGAPLGGLAVAAGGAAAAFACAGLLIALSVPLLVSVRMRPLPPPDADADAGADAGAGPGGTAWRDLRAGLVYVRRHRVLGPLMLAIALGDLGFAGPLNVGLALLADERGWGASGMGWVLGGFGAGAGAAALLLAVRGRVPRAGYAVAGAIIPGAAAIGALAHAPGLPVAVGVALLVGLLAGLSGALCGALLQTQSDPAYLGRVTAVGGLVSLGVAPLGMPLSAAAIGLWGTGPVFAVSAAVCGLGGVVVLCAPALRRAELPG
- a CDS encoding TIGR03085 family metal-binding protein, with the protein product MSTFAKRERLLLADLLETAGPDAPTLCEGWRTRDLAVHVVVRERRPDAAGGALVKPLAARLDRVSEEYRARPYAELIRLVRSGPPRFSPFSLKQVDEAANTVEFYVHAEDVRRAQPQWSPRELDPVFQDALWSRLEKVARLMGRGIPTGLVLRRPNGQTAVAHRGTPVVTATGEPSELLLFSSGRQSAATVELAGDEDAIARLRESRRLGI
- the hisI gene encoding phosphoribosyl-AMP cyclohydrolase translates to MTSSFPRRPSPLAPEIAARLKRGPDGLLPAIAQQYDTGEVLMLGWMDDEALHRTLTTGRCTYWSRSRGEYWVKGDTSGHVQWVKSVALDCDADTVLVRVDQVGAACHTGARTCFDADVLLDARPDGGTHAGPAAADQ